Proteins encoded together in one Thermococcus celericrescens window:
- a CDS encoding PEGA domain-containing protein, with translation MSVLLAPNESRVLKIGLKPLPVLSVTTEPPGALVSVGNETCRSPCRLALEPGRHTVETSLEGYLTRAGPFI, from the coding sequence TTGAGCGTCCTGCTCGCTCCAAACGAGTCGAGGGTTCTAAAAATCGGCCTGAAGCCCCTGCCCGTCCTCTCGGTCACCACGGAGCCACCCGGGGCCCTGGTATCGGTCGGGAACGAAACGTGCAGGAGCCCCTGCAGGCTGGCCCTTGAACCGGGGCGCCACACCGTAGAGACATCTCTGGAGGGCTACCTGACGCGAGCAGGACCGTTTATCTGA